The Salvia splendens isolate huo1 chromosome 21, SspV2, whole genome shotgun sequence genome includes a window with the following:
- the LOC121784850 gene encoding receptor-like protein kinase FERONIA, whose product MILTWDFGTWEPHRIIIICFFFFFFLFSAPFVEIAAVTDPDHISINCGGGAAAATALGGREWLEDAAVEGSSRSSAALAGLDPVPYKTARLSRSPFSYSLALTPGQKIIRLHFNPADYDGFPSFGDLFTVEAGPYTLLSNFSASITALALSLTILTKEFCIILQQHQHLNILFSPETSQSKYNYAFVNGIEIISVPSAIAYCHGGDRGIRVVGQNYIVHLDNNTALEIVHRQNVKWGSDDGMFRILESSLRRKPSRIWRVSVDVGFRYMMRLHLCELGLKMHDDFILCIDGVVAFTSPDDIVLLHHSYNYMVMVEGQKREGKRNISVSLHSRHEFLDKHSPFEGFEVFKLSNHDMSLASPNPPIPSKPHHAVASVPSSVTKTVVVVVLLCLSNVVFHLLQGGKPPDRANQFCRCFSLAEIKVATKSFHEGNVVGRGGFGFVYRGFMDNGREMVAVKRLKPGSNQGEREFLTEIETLDKLRHGNLVSLIGYCKEKNEMILVYEFMPNGTLADHLYKKNNRLQPLSWEQRLKICIGVGRGIDYLHTGRGIIHRDVKSSNILLDEMLVAKVSDFGLAKPATGGSQGQSTLVKGTRGYLDPKYGGTHRVTQKSDTYSFGVVLLEVLSERAAADGVATWAKERIGKGEVDEIVAPSLRGEISADSLDTFVGVAERCVADEPKERPEMTEIIIQLELALVQQQGDGVSSLTQEISVGVDQLLSASNEMIMMNSRKKPYKVWWTVWKSFWKIRKPSSCKTHLVGISASSSLHCMERDGIQI is encoded by the exons ATGATTTTAACATGGGATTTTGGAACATGGGAACCTCACCGTATAATCatcatctgcttcttcttcttcttcttccttttcaGTGCTCCCTTCGTTGAAATCGCGGCTGTCACGGATCCTGATCACATATCGATCAACTGCGGCGGAGGTGCGGCGGCGGCGACAGCACTCGGCGGCAGAGAATGGCTCGAAGACGCCGCAGTAGAAGGATCGTCGAGATCTTCCGCCGCGCTAGCTGGATTGGATCCAGTTCCGTACAAGACCGCGCGCCTCTCCCGCTCCCCATTTTCCTACTCATTAGCCCTAACTCCCGGCCAGAAAATCATCCGTCTCCACTTCAATCCCGCCGACTACGACGGTTTCCCTAGCTTCGGCGACCTTTTCACCGTCGAAGCTGGGCCCTACACTCTCCTCTCCAATTTCAGTGCTTCAATAACCGCTCTTGCTCTCTCTCTCACTATTCTCACTAAGGAGTTCTGCATCATCCTGCAGCAACACCAACACCTCAACATCCTTTTCTCTCCTGAAACTAGCCAATCCAAATACAACTACGCTTTCGTCAATGGGATTGAGATCATATCAGTCCCCTCCGCCATTGCCTACTGCCACGGCGGGGACAGAGGAATCCGCGTCGTGGGGCAGAATTATATCGTGCATCTCGACAACAACACTGCCCTTGAGATCGTTCATCGCCAGAACGTAAAATGGGGATCCGATGATGGCATGTTCAGGATATTGGAATCATCTCTACGGCGAAAGCCATCAAGGATATGGAGAGTGAGTGTTGATGTGGGGTTTAGGTACATGATGAGGCTTCATTTGTGCGAGCTCGGCCTCAAAATGCACGACGATTTCATCCTTTGTATCGATGGCGTGGTTGCTTTCACTAGTCCTGATGATATAGTTTTGCTCCATCATAGCTACAACTATATGGTGATGGTGGAAGGTCAGAAACGCGAGGGGAAGAGAAACATCTCCGTTTCTCTCCACTCTCGCCATGAATTCTTGGATAAGCATAGCCCCTTTGAAGGATTTGAAGTCTTCAAGTTAAGCAACCATGACATGAGTCTTGCTAGTCCCAATCCTCCTATCCCTTCAAAACCTCACCATGCTGTTGCTAGTGTGCCATCCAGTGTTACTAAGACAGTTGTTGTCGTCGTCTTACTTTGTCTCTCAAACGTCGTCTTCCATCTGCTGCAGGGTGGCAAACCACCGGACAGGGCGAATCAGTTCTGTCGTTGCTTCTCACTAGCTGAGATCAAAGTAGCAACGAAGAGCTTCCACGAAGGGAATGTGGTGGGAAGAGGTGGATTTGGTTTCGTGTACAGAGGGTTCATGGATAATGGGAGAGAGATGGTAGCCGTGAAGAGATTAAAGCCGGGCTCAAATCAAGGGGAGCGTGAGTTCTTGACAGAGATCGAGACACTTGATAAACTTCGACATGGGAATCTAGTTTCCCTGATTGGATACTGCAAGGAGAAAAATGAAATGATTCTTGTTTACGAATTCATGCCAAATGGCACTCTGGCTGACCATCTCTACAAGAAGAACAATCGCTTACAGCCCCTCTCGTGGGAGCAGCGCCTTAAGATATGCATTGGAGTAGGCCGGGGGATAGACTATCTCCACACTGGGCGAGGCATCATACACCGCGATGTGAAGTCCTCAAACATCCTCTTGGATGAAATGCTTGTGGCTAAAGTGTCAGATTTCGGGCTAGCTAAGCCTGCAACGGGCGGGAGCCAGGGGCAGAGCACGCTAGTGAAAGGCACGCGGGGATATCTGGACCCGAAATACGGTGGCACTCATAGAGTGACACAGAAGAGTGACACCTACTCTTTTGGTGTGGTGTTGCTGGAAGTACTGAGCGAGAGAGCTGCAGCGGATGGGGTGGCGACGTGGGCTAAAGAGAGGATCGGAAAAGGGGAAGTTGATGAGATTGTGGCTCCGAGTTTGAGAGGGGAGATATCAGCAGATAGTTTGGATACATTTGTGGGAGTTGCGGAGAGATGTGTGGCTGATGAACCAAAGGAACGGCCGGAGATGACGGAGATCATCATACAGCTTGAGCTTGCACTTGTGCAGCAGCAGGGAGATGGTGTGTCTTCATTAACTCAGGAGATTAGTGTTGGAGTTGATCAGTTGTTGTCAGCTAGTAATGAGATGATAATGATGAATTCAAGAAAAAAGCCATATAAAGTTTGGTGGACAGTTTGGAAGAGTTTTTGGAAGATTAGGAAGCCATCTTCCTGCAAAACACACTTGGTTGGCATCTCAG CATCATCAAGTTTGCATTGCATGGAGAGGGATGGTATACAGATTTGA
- the LOC121784849 gene encoding receptor-like protein kinase FERONIA isoform X1, translated as MFHDHKIIFLLVITITAAAADPYHISINCGGDAHGGRHWLQEGSSIVSTTKGGLITARISGSRFSYSLKLSPGQKILRLHFHPSSYNGFESSNDLFSVEAGNSSLLANFSASVTARALTVNVIVKQFCVTVEENETLNIAFSPDLGNSYAFVNEIEIISIPSTNPLYSDGEVAPNPIIHVDNSTVLERVHYQHIKWGPVSSGDDITSMFGMWSKQPRVGEDAEIGTNKTWRVSVDAGFRFKYLVRLHLCEAGLHMDFVLLINGRVALTSADMLQQGRGNRELFWYNNYVVMDEQLKQGDISISLHSLHEFLDRHGPLEGFEVFKMSSHQSDYVLMQIPDSSLLTLLHSLVYSILFLICCIVFLVYLEHKLSHIKFTREDNKPLSRENQLSNRFSLARILGICGYGGDGKGLVDYGREIVVIKPLKMDSNQRENKFRNVIEALWGLRHVSLIGHCREQQAVADHLYKLARKSNNIFPKSCKQRLQICVEVSQALEYLHTGPMVHRNLKPANILLDDKFVVRLADFGVAKTVSISESQSQDSTKLIGTHGYIAPDFITSGEGTKHSDIYSFGVVVLEVLCGRAGREPRTKVEDVDYDKIDFGNHEEVELEVLMDSSTDSQQQQLPPGFEFYPTDAELVVYAMKRATRNFRSDLVLGEGGFGSVYKRFMNCESDQCFREWQSEVNFVRRVVKLLGYCHDNKQLLLGRLSHLNLLKLFGYRRDDNELLLVYEFKKKGSFENHPCYGQPLLGPTWRKIWIGASQGLQNLHSSDIKVIYRDFKSSKILLDKSYNAKISDFGLATTGPFADKTPVSARIMGTFGYTAPEYITTGHVNVKSDVYGFGVLLLEMLTGLQAIDQRRSGEQQNLVVWMKPRLSDQRKLIHTNSRSTMIGTTRGMHAVEVPVIYRDFKASNILLDDCFDLSTDTALIEQPSITAAPTPAKKQVQQIQQPEHNKAHVPAQAPAHSDWSKQKRDVEFEVEWSGVEIINNILLSIV; from the exons ATGTTTCACGATCACAAAATCATCTTCTTACTCGTGATCACCATTACCGCCGCTGCCGCAGATCCTTATCACATTTCGATCAACTGCGGTGGAGATGCACACGGCGGCAGACACTGGCTCCAAGAAGGCTCATCAATCGTCTCAACCACCAAGGGAGGCCTCATCACAGCCCGAATTTCTGGCTCTCGGTTCTCCTATTCCTTGAAGCTGAGTCCAGGTCAGAAAATCCTCCGTCTCCACTTCCATCCATCGTCCTACAATGGTTTCGAGAGCTCCAACGACTTGTTCTCAGTCGAAGCTGGTAATTCGTCGTTACTAGCTAATTTCAGTGCTTCCGTAACTGCTCGTGCTCTTACTGTCAATGTTATTGTTAAACAATTCTGTGTAACtgtggaagaaaatgagactcTTAACATAGCTTTCTCCCCTGATTTGGGCAATAGCTATGCTTTTGTCAATGAGATTGAGATTATCTCAATACCTTCCACCAATCCTCTTTACTCTGATGGTGAGGTTGCCCCAAATCCTATCATCCATGTTGACAACAGCACCGTTCTTGAAAGGGTTCATTATCAGCACATAAAATGGGGGCCTGTTTCGTCCGGGGATGATATCACTTCCATGTTCGGGATGTGGTCTAAACAACCACGTGTTGGAGAAGACGCGGAAATAGGTACTAATAAGACATGGAGAGTGTCTGTTGACGCGGGGTTCAGATTCAAGTACTTGGTGAGGCTTCACTTGTGTGAGGCAGGACTCCACATGGATTTTGTGCTTCTCATCAATGGCAGGGTAGCCTTAACCAGTGCTGACATGCTCCAACAGGGGAGGGGAAATAGAGAACTCTTTTGGTATAACAACTATGTGGTGATGGATGAACAGCTCAAGCAAGGTGATATCTCTATTTCTCTGCACTCTCTCCATGAATTCTTGGATCGACACGGCCCACTTGAAGGATTTGAAGTGTTCAAGATGAGCAGTCATCAAAGTGACTATGTTCTGATGCAGATACCAGATTCATCATTACTGACACTGCTGCACTCTCTAGTATACAGTATCTTGTTCCTTATATGTTGCATAGTCTTTTTAGTCTATTTGGAGCACAAATTATCCCATATAAAGTTTACCAGGGAGGATAATAAACCATTGTCCAGGGAAAATCAACTCAGTAATCGCTTTTCACTAGCTCGGATCCTAGGAATATGTGGATATGGTGGAGACGGAAAAGGGTTGGTGGATTATGGAAGAGAGATTGTTGTCATAAAGCCATTAAAGATGGATTCCAACCAAAGGGAGAACAAGTTCCGGAATGTGATTGAGGCACTATGGGGTCTTCGACACGTTTCCCTTATTGGTCACTGCAGGGAGCAGCAGGCGGTGGCTGACCACCTCTACAAACTAGCAAGGAAAAGCAATAACATTTTTCCTAAATCTTGTAAGCAACGACTCCAGATCTGCGTTGAAGTCAGTCAGGCACTAGAGTACCTTCACACTGGCCCCATGGTGCATCGAAATCTGAAGCCTGCAAATATTCTGCTTGATGACAAGTTTGTGGTTAGACTTGCAGATTTTGGCGTTGCTAAAACTGTGAGTATCAGCGAGTCACAGAGCCAAGATAGCACAAAGCTTATAGGAACACATGGATACATTGCCCCGGACTTTATTACTAGTGGTGAAGGAACAAAACATAGCGACATCTATTCTTTTGGTGTAGTGGTGTTGGAAGTATTGTGTGGAAGAGCTGGTAGAGAGCCACGGACTAAAGTCGAAGATGTTGATTATGATAAAATAGATTTTGGCAATCATGAAGAGGTTGAATTGGAAGTTCTCATGGACTCCTCGACCGACTCACAGCAGCAGCAGTTGCCTCCAGGGTTCGAGTTCTACCCCACAGATGCAGAGCTGGTGGTCTATGCCATGAAGAGAGCCACCAGGAATTTCAGAAGTGATTTAGTGCTGGGAGAAGGAGGTTTTGGCAGCGTTTACAAGAGGTTTATGAATTGTGAAAGTGACCAATGCTTTCGTGAATGGCAG TCAGAAGTGAACTTTGTTAGAAGAGTGGTGAAGCTGTTGGGCTACTGCCATGATAATAAGCAGCTTCTCCTTGGAAGGCTTTCTCATTTGAATCTGTTGAAGTTATTTGGATACAGAAGGGATGATAACGAGCTGCTTCTTGTGTATGAATTCAAGAAAAAAGGAAGCTTCGAAAACCACCCTT GTTATGGTCAGCCACTGCTAGGACCTACGTGGAGGAAAATATGGATCGGAGCATCTCAGGGGCTTCAAAACTTACACAGTTCAGACATAAAAGTTATCTACAGGGACTTCAAATCTTCAAAAATACTGCTTGACAAA TCGTACAATGCCAAGATATCTGATTTTGGCCTTGCAACAACGGGTCCATTCGCTGATAAAACCCCTGTGTCAGCACGGATTATGGGAACATTTGGATACACAGCACCAGAATATATCACGACAG GTCATGTAAATGTGAAGAGCGATGTGTACGGATTTGGCGTGTTGTTACTAGAAATGCTAACAGGCTTGCAAGCAATTGACCAGAGACGTAGCGGTGAACAACAAAACTTGGTTGTTTGGATGAAGCCGCGCTTATCTGACCAGAGGAAACTGATCCATACAAACAGCAGATCCACGATGATTGGAACAACTCGTGGCATGCACGCAGTAGAAGTACCAGTTATCTATAGAGATTTCAAGGCATCAAACATTCTTTTAGACGAC TGTTTTGATTTATCGACGGATACAGCGCTTATCGAGCAACCGTCCATCACAGCCGCGCCAACTCCAGCTAAAAAACAAGTTCAACAAATTCAACAGCCTGAGCATAACAAGGCACACGTTCCAGCCCAAGCTCCGGCTCACAGTGATTGGTCGAAACAGAAGCGAGATGTTGAGTTTGAAGTAGAATGGAGTGGAGTGGAGATCATCAACAATATACTCTTATCTATCGTGTGA
- the LOC121784849 gene encoding receptor-like protein kinase FERONIA isoform X2, whose protein sequence is MFHDHKIIFLLVITITAAAADPYHISINCGGDAHGGRHWLQEGSSIVSTTKGGLITARISGSRFSYSLKLSPGQKILRLHFHPSSYNGFESSNDLFSVEAGNSSLLANFSASVTARALTVNVIVKQFCVTVEENETLNIAFSPDLGNSYAFVNEIEIISIPSTNPLYSDGEVAPNPIIHVDNSTVLERVHYQHIKWGPVSSGDDITSMFGMWSKQPRVGEDAEIGTNKTWRVSVDAGFRFKYLVRLHLCEAGLHMDFVLLINGRVALTSADMLQQGRGNRELFWYNNYVVMDEQLKQGDISISLHSLHEFLDRHGPLEGFEVFKMSSHQSDYVLMQIPDSSLLTLLHSLVYSILFLICCIVFLVYLEHKLSHIKFTREDNKPLSRENQLSNRFSLARILGICGYGGDGKGLVDYGREIVVIKPLKMDSNQRENKFRNVIEALWGLRHVSLIGHCREQQAVADHLYKLARKSNNIFPKSCKQRLQICVEVSQALEYLHTGPMVHRNLKPANILLDDKFVVRLADFGVAKTVSISESQSQDSTKLIGTHGYIAPDFITSGEGTKHSDIYSFGVVVLEVLCGRAGREPRTKVEDVDYDKIDFGNHEEVELEVLMDSSTDSQQQQLPPGFEFYPTDAELVVYAMKRATRNFRSDLVLGEGGFGSVYKRFMNCESDQCFREWQSEVNFVRRVVKLLGYCHDNKQLLLGRLSHLNLLKLFGYRRDDNELLLVYEFKKKGSFENHPCYGQPLLGPTWRKIWIGASQGLQNLHSSDIKVIYRDFKSSKILLDKSYNAKISDFGLATTGPFADKTPVSARIMGTFGYTAPEYITTGHVNVKSDVYGFGVLLLEMLTGLQAIDQRRSGEQQNLVVWMKPRLSDQRKLIHTNSRSTMIGTTRGMHAVEVPVIYRDFKASNILLDDFYLYSVLIYRRIQRLSSNRPSQPRQLQLKNKFNKFNSLSITRHTFQPKLRLTVIGRNRSEMLSLK, encoded by the exons ATGTTTCACGATCACAAAATCATCTTCTTACTCGTGATCACCATTACCGCCGCTGCCGCAGATCCTTATCACATTTCGATCAACTGCGGTGGAGATGCACACGGCGGCAGACACTGGCTCCAAGAAGGCTCATCAATCGTCTCAACCACCAAGGGAGGCCTCATCACAGCCCGAATTTCTGGCTCTCGGTTCTCCTATTCCTTGAAGCTGAGTCCAGGTCAGAAAATCCTCCGTCTCCACTTCCATCCATCGTCCTACAATGGTTTCGAGAGCTCCAACGACTTGTTCTCAGTCGAAGCTGGTAATTCGTCGTTACTAGCTAATTTCAGTGCTTCCGTAACTGCTCGTGCTCTTACTGTCAATGTTATTGTTAAACAATTCTGTGTAACtgtggaagaaaatgagactcTTAACATAGCTTTCTCCCCTGATTTGGGCAATAGCTATGCTTTTGTCAATGAGATTGAGATTATCTCAATACCTTCCACCAATCCTCTTTACTCTGATGGTGAGGTTGCCCCAAATCCTATCATCCATGTTGACAACAGCACCGTTCTTGAAAGGGTTCATTATCAGCACATAAAATGGGGGCCTGTTTCGTCCGGGGATGATATCACTTCCATGTTCGGGATGTGGTCTAAACAACCACGTGTTGGAGAAGACGCGGAAATAGGTACTAATAAGACATGGAGAGTGTCTGTTGACGCGGGGTTCAGATTCAAGTACTTGGTGAGGCTTCACTTGTGTGAGGCAGGACTCCACATGGATTTTGTGCTTCTCATCAATGGCAGGGTAGCCTTAACCAGTGCTGACATGCTCCAACAGGGGAGGGGAAATAGAGAACTCTTTTGGTATAACAACTATGTGGTGATGGATGAACAGCTCAAGCAAGGTGATATCTCTATTTCTCTGCACTCTCTCCATGAATTCTTGGATCGACACGGCCCACTTGAAGGATTTGAAGTGTTCAAGATGAGCAGTCATCAAAGTGACTATGTTCTGATGCAGATACCAGATTCATCATTACTGACACTGCTGCACTCTCTAGTATACAGTATCTTGTTCCTTATATGTTGCATAGTCTTTTTAGTCTATTTGGAGCACAAATTATCCCATATAAAGTTTACCAGGGAGGATAATAAACCATTGTCCAGGGAAAATCAACTCAGTAATCGCTTTTCACTAGCTCGGATCCTAGGAATATGTGGATATGGTGGAGACGGAAAAGGGTTGGTGGATTATGGAAGAGAGATTGTTGTCATAAAGCCATTAAAGATGGATTCCAACCAAAGGGAGAACAAGTTCCGGAATGTGATTGAGGCACTATGGGGTCTTCGACACGTTTCCCTTATTGGTCACTGCAGGGAGCAGCAGGCGGTGGCTGACCACCTCTACAAACTAGCAAGGAAAAGCAATAACATTTTTCCTAAATCTTGTAAGCAACGACTCCAGATCTGCGTTGAAGTCAGTCAGGCACTAGAGTACCTTCACACTGGCCCCATGGTGCATCGAAATCTGAAGCCTGCAAATATTCTGCTTGATGACAAGTTTGTGGTTAGACTTGCAGATTTTGGCGTTGCTAAAACTGTGAGTATCAGCGAGTCACAGAGCCAAGATAGCACAAAGCTTATAGGAACACATGGATACATTGCCCCGGACTTTATTACTAGTGGTGAAGGAACAAAACATAGCGACATCTATTCTTTTGGTGTAGTGGTGTTGGAAGTATTGTGTGGAAGAGCTGGTAGAGAGCCACGGACTAAAGTCGAAGATGTTGATTATGATAAAATAGATTTTGGCAATCATGAAGAGGTTGAATTGGAAGTTCTCATGGACTCCTCGACCGACTCACAGCAGCAGCAGTTGCCTCCAGGGTTCGAGTTCTACCCCACAGATGCAGAGCTGGTGGTCTATGCCATGAAGAGAGCCACCAGGAATTTCAGAAGTGATTTAGTGCTGGGAGAAGGAGGTTTTGGCAGCGTTTACAAGAGGTTTATGAATTGTGAAAGTGACCAATGCTTTCGTGAATGGCAG TCAGAAGTGAACTTTGTTAGAAGAGTGGTGAAGCTGTTGGGCTACTGCCATGATAATAAGCAGCTTCTCCTTGGAAGGCTTTCTCATTTGAATCTGTTGAAGTTATTTGGATACAGAAGGGATGATAACGAGCTGCTTCTTGTGTATGAATTCAAGAAAAAAGGAAGCTTCGAAAACCACCCTT GTTATGGTCAGCCACTGCTAGGACCTACGTGGAGGAAAATATGGATCGGAGCATCTCAGGGGCTTCAAAACTTACACAGTTCAGACATAAAAGTTATCTACAGGGACTTCAAATCTTCAAAAATACTGCTTGACAAA TCGTACAATGCCAAGATATCTGATTTTGGCCTTGCAACAACGGGTCCATTCGCTGATAAAACCCCTGTGTCAGCACGGATTATGGGAACATTTGGATACACAGCACCAGAATATATCACGACAG GTCATGTAAATGTGAAGAGCGATGTGTACGGATTTGGCGTGTTGTTACTAGAAATGCTAACAGGCTTGCAAGCAATTGACCAGAGACGTAGCGGTGAACAACAAAACTTGGTTGTTTGGATGAAGCCGCGCTTATCTGACCAGAGGAAACTGATCCATACAAACAGCAGATCCACGATGATTGGAACAACTCGTGGCATGCACGCAGTAGAAGTACCAGTTATCTATAGAGATTTCAAGGCATCAAACATTCTTTTAGACGAC TTCTACCTATACAGTGTTTTGATTTATCGACGGATACAGCGCTTATCGAGCAACCGTCCATCACAGCCGCGCCAACTCCAGCTAAAAAACAAGTTCAACAAATTCAACAGCCTGAGCATAACAAGGCACACGTTCCAGCCCAAGCTCCGGCTCACAGTGATTGGTCGAAACAGAAGCGAGATGTTGAGTTTGAAGTAG